GCCCGTCGAACTTCTCCGACCGCTTCGCCGCGCGGATGCAGTCGACGGTCACCGCGGCGGAGAACGCCACCGAGCGCGAGATGTCCGCCACCGACTTCGAGGTGCGCGCGGAGACCCGAACGCCGCCGGAGTACGGCGTCGTCGTCTACTCGTTCCAGTGGCAGCAGTTCGCCGCCGTCGACGGCGACACCCTCCGCGTCGGCGACGCCATCGAGGGGCTCTTCCTCGACCAGCGGACCCGGCTCGTCGTCGAGTGGCAGAGTTCGTACGCGCTGGCCGACGCGACACCAGAGCCAGACGAGCGCCGGGACGGCGCCGTCGTCTGGCGCGGCGCCGAGACGAGTTTCGTCTCCGGTGAGCCGAGCGTCGTCCTCCGCCCCGCCTCGGCGGCGAGTCCCGAGGGCCCGTCCAGCCCCGGGTCGCTCCTTCCCCTCGTCGGCGTCGGCCTCCTCCTCCTCGTCGGCAGCGCCGTCGCGTGGCGCTACCGCGGCCGGTTCGGATCCAACGGCGAGAGCGCCGACGATGCGGCCGCGCCGACCGCCGACACCGAACCGGAGTCGAGCTCCCCCGACCCAGACGAGGCGCCGCCCGAGGCTCGCGAGGACCTCCTGAGCAACGAGGAGCGCGTCCTCCGGTTCGTCCGCGAGCAGGGCGGGCGGGTCAAGCAACAGGAAATCGTCGAGGCGTTCGACTGGACGGAGGCGCGCACGAGTCAAATCCTCCGTGACCTGCGCGACCAGGGTGACCTCGAAGGCTTCCGACTGGGCCGCGAGAACGTGCTGAAACTCCCCGACGACGAGGACGAGTAGCGACCGACCGCCATCGGGCCTTCAGGCACGCCTTGTACCGGCTTAATCCGGATTAAACCAGCTTGAGATTCGTCGTAGTTTATTGGGTCGTCACACCTAGAGCGTTCATGATGAGACGAGACCCTCCGGACGCTCTCGTGTTCGCCCTCGTCGTCGCCGTCGTCGTCGGCGCGGTGGCGGTTCCCGCGTCGGCACTCGGTGCGCCAGCGGCGACGACTGGCGAGGACGGAGCGTACGTCGGGCAGCAGACGAGTGATGGCGCGACGGTGAACGATTCGGCGTCGAACGACTCGGAAGCGAACGAGTCGCTCGCCCCCGGACAGCGACTCGCTGGCGTCGTCGGCGTCCAAGGCGCCGAACTCGACGGTGAAATGGACCAGCGGACGTTCCAGTCCCGTGTCGCTCGCGCCGACTCCAACGCGTCGAAGGCGGCCGTCGTGGCGACGGACCTCAACGCCGCCCGGGAGCGCCTCCAGACGCTCCGCGAGACGCGCGCCGAGCTCCGCGAGGCCCGCGAGGCCGGCAACATCTCTCGCGGCGAGTACCGAGCGCGGATGGCCGTCACCGCCACGCAGGTGCAGTCCCTCCAGCGCCAGCTCGACTCGAACGAACGACTCGCGCGGGACTTGCCAGACGAAGCGCTCGAATCCCAGGGCGTGAACCGAACGGAGATAGACCGCCTCCGACAGAACGCGAGCGAACTCGACGGCCCGGAGGTCGCCGAAATCGCCCGCGAGATAGCGGGTAACGGGAGCGCACGCGGCCCGGCGAACCGCTCCGAGGCACCCGGGCGCGGTGACGCCCAGCGTGACGCCGGCAACGGCAGTCGAGCATCGCCCGCAGCGAACGAGTCCACACGCGGCCCGCCCGAGGACGCCGGATCAAGACCCGAGAACGCCAGCAACGCCACTCGCTCTGCGCCCGAGGACCGAGGCCCCGCCAACCGCTCGTCGAACGGGTCGGCGTCGGGCAACGCGGACGAGCGCCCGACAGACCGGTCGAACGGCCCCGACGGCAATTCGAGTGACGAGGCGAACGGCAATACGACGGAACGTGGGTCTGGGAACGGTGACGGCGCCGACAACGCCGGCGGCGGAGACGGCGCTAGCGACGGAAACGACGCTGATGGCGCTGAAAACGGCGCTGACAGTAACGACGCCAGCGGGTCCGGAAACGGCGCGGACGACGCCCCGGGGCAGTCGGACGACGCCGACGAGTCGAACGGCGCCGACGGCAGCCAATCCGACGGCTCCGGGAACGCGGGCGGGTCGAGTGACTCGGCCGGGCCGCCCGACGATTCGGGCGCCGGCGGCGGCGACGACTGACCCCACCGGCGCGTCGACGAGTCGAGTATTGCACCTTTTTGTGTGCG
This DNA window, taken from Haloplanus vescus, encodes the following:
- a CDS encoding helix-turn-helix transcriptional regulator, whose product is MTATAVAVLLLVATSAVGSLASSPSSPAQFGGGGVHQQDVETDSVRLIVSVEENGSATWTVQYWTRLDDENTTDAFESLQSDIQSSPSNFSDRFAARMQSTVTAAENATEREMSATDFEVRAETRTPPEYGVVVYSFQWQQFAAVDGDTLRVGDAIEGLFLDQRTRLVVEWQSSYALADATPEPDERRDGAVVWRGAETSFVSGEPSVVLRPASAASPEGPSSPGSLLPLVGVGLLLLVGSAVAWRYRGRFGSNGESADDAAAPTADTEPESSSPDPDEAPPEAREDLLSNEERVLRFVREQGGRVKQQEIVEAFDWTEARTSQILRDLRDQGDLEGFRLGRENVLKLPDDEDE
- a CDS encoding DUF7096 domain-containing protein, whose translation is MMRRDPPDALVFALVVAVVVGAVAVPASALGAPAATTGEDGAYVGQQTSDGATVNDSASNDSEANESLAPGQRLAGVVGVQGAELDGEMDQRTFQSRVARADSNASKAAVVATDLNAARERLQTLRETRAELREAREAGNISRGEYRARMAVTATQVQSLQRQLDSNERLARDLPDEALESQGVNRTEIDRLRQNASELDGPEVAEIAREIAGNGSARGPANRSEAPGRGDAQRDAGNGSRASPAANESTRGPPEDAGSRPENASNATRSAPEDRGPANRSSNGSASGNADERPTDRSNGPDGNSSDEANGNTTERGSGNGDGADNAGGGDGASDGNDADGAENGADSNDASGSGNGADDAPGQSDDADESNGADGSQSDGSGNAGGSSDSAGPPDDSGAGGGDD